The Spirochaetota bacterium genomic interval GCGGAATATCCGGTATTAGCTGAACAGCGGTTGCGTTCCCATCGCGAAGGCCATGTCGCCTTCGATCTTCATGGCCCCGGACATGAACAGGTTGACCGGGTTCGTTTCTTTTCTCATGAGGGCGCTGGTGTCCTTGGCGCTCATCTTGAAAACGGAGCTCGGATCATTGGCGCCGTTCAGGATCGCCTGGAGCTTGACGATGCTGCCGTCATCGTTGGTGATCTCGGCCACGAAGCTGCCTTTGAGCGAATTCAGCGCGTTGTACTTGGCCTTGTTCAGGTCGTTCTGGATCCCGAGAATCATGTCAAGGTTCTGGGTCTTGATCATCTTCTCGATGTCGTCCTTGCTCACTTTCAGCCTGAGCTTCGGGTTGGCTATGTCGCCCTTCTTGAACTCTACGTTGGCGCCGTTCTTCAGGGTGTAGCTGTACTGTTCGCCGGACACGTCAACGACCATGGTGATCTCGGTTCCGGCGAGATCGGTGGCCGCGTTCGAGCTTGCCAGCATGTCCTTTGATACGCTCGGCATTATCTCTGCAAAAAGTTTTTCAACGCTGGTGTCAGCAGGTATAGTGGGTATTGAAGCCATAGGGCATCCTCCTTGGGGTGTGTGATAAAATTTTTTAAAACTGACATGTCAGTTTTACCATGCGGTAAAATACGTCAATTATTTTTTTGACACGCGCCAAAAAAAATAAATTCCATTGACAAAAAACGGCCTTTATTTTATTTTAGACTGACATGTCAGTTTTATCAATGCCGCGAATATTGTCAATACTAATTTACGGCGGCGACATAAAATATGACATATCGAACGCGGTGTCGGGATTTCCGACGAAACCGAGCGCCGCAAACAATGGAGACCGCCATACGCCATGAAAGCCATTGAACGGAAGCAATTGATCCTTGACCGGGCGAAACACCTGTTTTCCCAGAAAGGGTATTACAACACCCAGATCTCGGATATCGTCGACGACGCCAAGATAGCCAGGGGCACCGTATACCAGTATTTCAAGAACAAGGATGACATTTTCATCACGCTGATAAAGAATTATTACAACGACTGGGAAAAATACGTCTCCCTCGAAATGCACAAGGTGGACCTGGCGGCCATCTCGCCCGTCGACTACCTGACCTTCCGCGTCAAGCATACGCTCCAGTTCCTGGCTAATGACGCGGACCTCTGCAATATCGTCCTCCGGATGGGGATCGGACTGAGCGGCGAGCTTGAAACGAGCATCAAGCGCTTTGAGAAAAAGATCAAAAACCTCATCGTGGGCGACCTTGAGCTCGGCATGCGCAATAACCATGTCCGGGAAGACATAGACATTGAAATGACCGGGAACCTGATAACCGGGGCGCTCCTCCGTGTCGCCCTCAACCACTTCGGCAACAAGAAAAACAAGCGTGACAATGAAGAAATAGAAAAAATGACCCGAGAGATCGTCGCTGTCTTCGCCCCGGCGATTTTTATCAAAAAATGACAAAGTGTTCATAATGCAGGACCTGATCGGGGGGATTCGGCCTCTTTTCATGTAGAACCTCACCCCGGTATTAAATAAAAACATTGTTTTATGACGCTCGTTAAAAAAATAGTTGACTGGCGCGAGGATTGCCGCTAATTGAACTGACCTGTCAGTCTAATTTTGATCCACATGCGAGGAGAACATTTATGGAAGAAAGAGATTTCAGTTTTGGGATGTGCGAGGAACAGCGCACGATGAAGGAGACCATCGCGCGGCTGGTGAAGGGCGTCGTCATTGACAGCGCCCATGACATGGACGAGAAAAAGGCTATCCCCGCGGAATTCATCCAGAAGGTATGGGAGCTGGGGGCGACGATATCGCCGATACCGGAGGAGTACGGCGGATACGGCATGGAGTACTCGCCCATCATGAACACGATCATCCTGGAAGAGCTCGCGGCCGGCGACATGGCCCTTGCCATAGCGGCGACCCTGCCCTCTTCATTCCTCTATCCGATCCTGGAAATGGGAACGGATGATCAGAAGAAAAAGTACATAACACCCTATTGTGACGCGGCCTACAGGCCGTGCACGGTCGCGATCAATGAGCCGCGCTTCAAGTTCGACGCCGTGTCCCTGGAAACGAAGGCCGAGAAGAAGGCAGGCTCCTATGTCATCAACGGGAAGAAATGCTTTGTTCCGCTGGCGAAGGACGCGGGACACATGCTGGTCGCCGCCGGCCTGGACGGCAAGGGACAGCTCTTTATCGTCTCGAAGGATAATCCCGGCATGAAGATCGGCGACCGGGAAAAGAACCTGGGGCTCTACGCCCTGGAGACGTACCCTGTGACCTTCGAAAATTGTGAGGTCCCGGAAGCCGACCGGCTGGGCGGTTCACAGGGCTGCAACTATGGTAAGTTTCTGCAGAAATCCCGCATAGCCCTCGCAGCCATCGGCACCGGCGTTTCCCGGGCTTCCTTCGAATACGCCAGGGACTACTCCCGGGACCGCGTGCAGTTCGGCGAGCCCATCGCGAGCAGGCAGTCCATCGCCTTCATGATCGCCGAGATGGCCTACGAGGTCGACGGCATGAGGCTTCTCGCCTGGAAGGCGGCCTCTGTCCTCGAGGCGGGAAAAGACGCGAAACGCGAATCGTACCTGGCGAAGATCTTCGCCGGCGACGCCGCCATGAAGATAACCGACTACGGTGTCCAGATCCTGGGCGGACACGGGTTTATCAGGGACCATCCCGTGGAGCGGTATTACCGCAACGGCCGGGGCATAGCCATTCTCGAAGGCATGGCGACGGTATAACTTTTTTCAGATATATGGAGGAACGACAATGATCAATATTGAACCAAACCAGAAAATGATAGAAGTGCGCAACAGCATCAACAACCTGGCCAAGGGCGTGCTCCGGCCGATCGCGCGCAAGTACGACGTGAACGAGCACGAGTTCCCGAAAGAGCTCGAAATGTTCCGCTCCATCAAGATCATGGGCGGATCCAAAAAGAAAAAGAAAGAGGGCGAAGAGCCGAAGAAGGACGACAAGCCGGTTACCAAGAAGCTGGGCACCAACCTGTCCACGGTAATCAGCATAGAAGAAATGTGCTGGGGCGACGCGGGCCTGCTCCTGTCGCTGCCGAACGCGGGCCTGGGCAACGCGGCCATAGCCGCCGTAGCCACGGACGAGCAGATGGAGCGGTTCGGCAACAAGTGGGCCGCCATGGCCATCACCGAGCCGGGATCGGGATCCGACTCGGGATCGATCACGGCCACCGCGAGGCTCGACGGCGACGAGTGGGTGCTGAACGGCGAGAAGATCTTCGTCACCTGCGCGGACCGGTGCGACGTGGTGGTCGTGTGGGCCACGGTCGACAAGAAGGCGGGCAAGTCGGGCATCAAGTCCTTCGTCGTCGAGAAGGACCGCCCCGGCTTCAAGCTGGAGAAGCTTGAGCATAAGCTCGGCATCCGCGCCTCCGACACCGGCACCTTCGTGCTCACGGACTGCCGCATCCCCCGGACCAACCTCCTGGGAAGCGAGGAGGTGAAGACCGCCACCGAGGGATTCAAGGGCGTCATGAAAACCTTCGACAACACCAGGCCCCTGGTCGCGTCCATGGCCCTGGGCATCACCCGGGCCTCCCTCGATTTCACCCGTGAAAGGATCGAGGAGAGCGGCATCGCCCTCGATTACGAAAAGAACCTGAACAACGTCAGCAGCCTCGAGAAGGATTATTACCTGATGGAGGCGAACCTCGAGGCGATGCGGCTTCTCACCTGGCGCGCTGCCTGGATGGCCGACAACGGCGAGTACAATAACCTGGAGGCATCCATGTCAAAGGCCAAGGCCGGGCGGTGGGGCACCCTGATAACGCAGAAATGCTGCGACCTCCTGGGGCCCCTCGGCTACACTCAGGATAACCTCGCGGAAAAATGGATGCGCGACAGCAAGATCATGGACATCTTCGAGGGCACCGGCCAGATACAGCACCTGATCGTGGCGCGGAACATCCTGGAGTATTCCAGCAAACAGCTCAGGTAACATTATTCCGATCCCGCGCCGCCTTCGGCGGCGCGGGATCGATGTTAAATACCATAAAAAAATACAAGGAGCAACAGAATGAACATCAACGATGTAAAAAAAATCGCCGTTCTCGGGTCCGGCGCCATGGGGCACGGCATAGCCCAGGTATGCATCCAGGCCGGCATGGCCGTCGTCATGCGCGACATCAAGCAGGAATTCCTGGATAACGGCGTGGCGAAGATCAAAAAAAGCCTTGATTTCCTCGTCAGCAAGGGGAAGATGTCGGCCGACGACATGAACAAGGCCATGTCGCTGCTGACAACCACCCTCGACACGAAGGAAGCCGTCGCCGACGTACAGGTCGTCATCGAGGCGGTTCCCGAGATCATGGACCTCAAGAAAACCGTTTTCAAGGAAGTGTCCGACGCTTGCAAGGCCGACGCCATCCTGGCGACAAACACCTCCACCATGAGCATCTCCGAGATCGGCAGCGTGGTGAAGAACCCCGAGCGCTTCGTGGGCCTGCACTTCTTCAATCCCGTCAACCGGATGAAGCTCGTCGAGGTCATCTACGGCAACAAGACCAGCGACGCCACCGCGGACCTGATGTGCGAAATATCGAAAAAAATCGAAAAGATCCCGGTCAAGGTCCTGAAAGACCGTCCCGGCTTCATCGTCAACCGGATCAGCGCGCCGAACCAGGCGCTCCTCTCCGCCATCCTCGACGAAGGCAAGACCAAGCCCCAGGAGCTCGACGCGACAATGAAAAAGATGGGAGCCAAAATGGCGCCTTTCGAGACCACCGATTTTGTAGGCCTCGACGTATTCTGCCATACCCTGGATTACTACGCCAAGACCCTTTCCCCGCAGTACAAGCCGGGCAAGTACCTGACCGAAAAAATCGCGAAAAAAGAGCTTGGCATGAAGTCGGGAAAGGGCATTTACGAGTGGAAGGACGGCAAAGCGGTCATCGACACATCAAAGACATCGGAAGACATAACCCCGATACACCTCCTGGCAGTGCAGATCAACGAGGCCGTCAAGGTGTGGAAGGAAGGCCTGGCCAAATCGATACAGGACATCGATGACGGCGTCAAGTACGGCATGAACGCCTTCGCGGGCCCCTTTACCCTGGCGGCGGGCATGCAGCCCCAGCAGCTCACGGACGCCCTGAACATGCTCAGCCAGCGGTTCAATCTGGACATACTGAAACCGGAGCCCGAGATCATCGACGGCTCGTTCAAAACAATAGGCAGATAAAAAGAAAGCGCTATCCGGGCGTATCCGGCTTGACGGATACGCCCGTGTATACTATAAAGGAGGCACACAATGGCAGACGTAGTATTACTCGAACAGAGAGACAGAGTCGCTCTATTAACGATAAACAAGCCGAAGGCGAACCAGCTGAGCGGAGAGGTTTTCGAATCTATCCGCCGGTACCTTGACCCCATCGAGATGGACAAGAACACCCTGGCGGTGGTCATCACCGGCTCGGGCGACAAGATATTCAGCGCCGGCGCGGATCTTTCCAGCGGCTTCGGCGATTTCAACGCGGTGGATTTTCTCAAGCGCGAGCAGGACGTGTGGAACAAGGTCGAATTTTTTCCGAAACCAGTCATAGCGGCGCTTAATGGCCATGCCCTCGGCGGAGGATTTGAGCTCGCCCTGGCCTGCCACTTCCGGTTTTTGAAGAAGGGCGCCCGCGTCGGCCTCACCGAGACCAACCTGGGCATCATGCCGGGCTACGGCGGCTCCCTCAGGCTTCCGCGCATGGTGGGCAAGTCCAAGGCGCTGGAAATGATGTTCCTGGGCAAGCAGGTTGAGGCCGAGGAGGCCCTGGCCCTCGGTCTCGTCGACCGCCTCTGCGAGGAAGGGAAGACCCTCGACGACGCCATCGCCTTCGCCAACGAGCTGGCCAAGCGGCCGCCGCTGTCCGTCAGGTCTATCCTGAAGGTCACGGCCCTGAGCCCGTACGTGTCGCCGGAAATGCACCTGAAGGTGGAGCGCGAGGAACTGGCGAAGCTCTTCACCACCAAGGACATGATGGAAGGCATGACCGCTTTCGCGCAGAAGCGTGAACCGCAATTCAAAGGAGAATAACGGAGATGCCGTCCCGCGCGGAGCGCGGGACGGCCAAACCCATGAAGAAAATTCTTTTCGGAATCATCGCGCTGTTACTAATAGTGGCAGCGCCGCTCAGCGCCGCCCCCCTTACACTGGGTACGGGGGACTCCTACGCGGTTCCCGCCGAAATCATGCGCGATGAAAAAGGCTCTCTCACCTTTGAAGACATCAGGAATTCGGCGTCATTCGTAAAAACGACGAAAAACGCCCTCGGTTTCATCAACGACGTCATCTGGGCGCGCTTCACCGTTGTGGTTCCCGAGGGAAATGAGACCGAATGGTTTCTCGAGATCGGGTACCCGCTGCTGAACAGCATCGACATCTATATCCCCGACGCGAACCATGATTACACGAAGAGACATTTCGGGAACAAGATTCCCTTCGACAAGAGGGACATCAATCATCACAATTTCCTGATCCGGCTGAGCCGGGACCCCGGCACCTATACCTATTATGTCCGGTTCCAGTCGGAAAGCTCCATGAACATACCGATGACCATTCATTCATTGAAGAACGTCATCTCGGACATCAATATCCAGAAAACGATCTTCGGCCTCTTCTACGGCGCCCTGCTGATCATACTGGTCTACAACCTGCTCCTTGCCATCTCGATGAAAGACATCACCTACCTTTCCTACGCGGTCTTTATCGCCGCGCTGGTGCTGGTCTCCCTGGAGCTCAACGGCTACGGGTTCCAGTATATCTGGAAGAACACCATGCTGATAAATGACCTGGTGCCGTTCTTCCTGTTCATGACGAATTTAACCCTGACGATTTTTTCAATTTTGTATATCGACTATCGGCTGCTGCCTAAATATTTCAGGATCACGATGATGGCATATATCGTCACCATCGGCACGAGCCTGATACTGTCCCTCATCCTTCCCTACCACATAAGCATCATGGCAGGGGCGGCCGCCTACCTGCCCGGCATAGCGCTGGTAACGGTGATCGCGATAACGCTGATAATAAAAAAAAGGCGCGAGGCGAACTGGTATGCCATAGCATGGTCGTTCCTCTTCGCCGGCGTCATATTGACCGTGGGGAACCGCTTCGGCGTTCTGCCGAACTCGTTCCTCACGCTGTGGGGCTTCCAGATAGGGACGGTATTCTCCATCGCCCTGTTCTCCCTCGGCCTTGCCGACCGGGTGAACACCCTGAAGAACAACCTTGAGGAGATGAACGTCAACCTGGAAAAAAAGGTCGAGGAGCGCACCAGGGAGCTCTCCCAGGCGAAGACCGAGACCGAGGCGACCATGGAGGAGCTCGAAGCCATCAACGACCAGCTGATCCATTCCAACCGCGACCTCGAGGACTCCCAGATGGTGTACCGGAAGGACATGAACATGGCCGCCTATCTCCAGTCATCACTCCTTCCGAAGAAGCCGCCTCACTCCGATATGTACGATTTCGCCCTCCTGTTTCTCCCCAAGGCGGGCGTATCGGGCGATTTCTATGACTTCTACATGGACGGGGACAGGGTCGTCGGCGTGGGGATCTTCGACGTGTCGGGCCACGGCATCGCCCCGGGACTCCTTACCCTCATGGCGAAATCGATCATTTCCGTGAACTTCATGGAGCACAGGAACGCAAGCCTTGCCACCGTGGTGGAGAACATCAACAGCAAGCTCATAACGGAGATCAAGGACGTGGACAATTACCTGACGGGCGTGATGCTCCGCTTCGACGGCGACCGGATCGAGTACATCAACTGCGCGCACCCGGACGTTATCTGCAAAAAGACCGATATCGACAGGACCGGCAAGGTCCTCGACAAGACGGGAAAGCGCGTCAGCGGGCCTATCCTCGGCATAGATTCACAGGGGGCGATAGACAAGGTGGGATTCGATGAGATTTCCTTCAAGCTGAAACAGGGCGACAGCCTTCTGCTCTATACCGATTCAATGATCGAATCGACTAACTCGGAAGGAAAGGCCTACGGCGAAACCATGATCATGAAATCGCTTCAGAACGCCGGGGGAGAGACAGCCCAGGAAATACTGAACAGCATCATCGGCGATTTTTTCAATTACATCGCCCCCCGCGAGATCACCGACGACCTGACGGTCATCCTCATCAGGAAAAAATAGAGGCTTACCCCTTGCCCGCGGCCCCGATCGTCTCCCGGAGCTTGGCCATGGCCGGGCCATCCTCCCTCCACACGTAGCAGGTGTTGATCAGGGTTTTCATGAAAAATTCGGCCCTCGCCGGGTCAGCCATAAATGAAGCCATTTCCATCGGCTTCTGGGCTCGGCTTGAAAAAATGCCCTGGAGCGCCGCCGGGCCCATGGCGATGACAAGGGTCATCAGGTGGGTGCAGCTCCTGGTTCCTCCCAGGAGCGATTTTATCCTTGCGGAAAAGCCCTTCGTGATCCTCTCGCCCTTGATGACATCGAGGCTCCCCCGCACCGCCGAGCACTCGTCGCGGGGAATGGCGACAAGCTCCAATTCGACGTCCTCAATGGTCAGGCTTGTAATCTCGACCAGGAGGCGCACGATCATGTGATGAATATCGCCGGCGGGTTTCTTCTCCCCCGTGGCGAGATAGTAATCCTTGAGGCGGCGGTCGACAAGGCGTCCCTCCACGACAACCCTGGTGTCGCCGGCGGGATAGGTCGCCATGGTAATCGTCCGTTCGTGGGCCTTTTCACCGGCCAATGCCATGAGTTTGCTCATTGGGTCACCTCTGTTTATTGATCTTGTCATTACGAGGAGCGCAGCGACGAAGTAATCTTGTTATTCTTATATTAGACTTGGTGCATAACTCAAT includes:
- a CDS encoding acyl-CoA dehydrogenase family protein; translation: MEERDFSFGMCEEQRTMKETIARLVKGVVIDSAHDMDEKKAIPAEFIQKVWELGATISPIPEEYGGYGMEYSPIMNTIILEELAAGDMALAIAATLPSSFLYPILEMGTDDQKKKYITPYCDAAYRPCTVAINEPRFKFDAVSLETKAEKKAGSYVINGKKCFVPLAKDAGHMLVAAGLDGKGQLFIVSKDNPGMKIGDREKNLGLYALETYPVTFENCEVPEADRLGGSQGCNYGKFLQKSRIALAAIGTGVSRASFEYARDYSRDRVQFGEPIASRQSIAFMIAEMAYEVDGMRLLAWKAASVLEAGKDAKRESYLAKIFAGDAAMKITDYGVQILGGHGFIRDHPVERYYRNGRGIAILEGMATV
- a CDS encoding SpoIIE family protein phosphatase, which produces MKKILFGIIALLLIVAAPLSAAPLTLGTGDSYAVPAEIMRDEKGSLTFEDIRNSASFVKTTKNALGFINDVIWARFTVVVPEGNETEWFLEIGYPLLNSIDIYIPDANHDYTKRHFGNKIPFDKRDINHHNFLIRLSRDPGTYTYYVRFQSESSMNIPMTIHSLKNVISDINIQKTIFGLFYGALLIILVYNLLLAISMKDITYLSYAVFIAALVLVSLELNGYGFQYIWKNTMLINDLVPFFLFMTNLTLTIFSILYIDYRLLPKYFRITMMAYIVTIGTSLILSLILPYHISIMAGAAAYLPGIALVTVIAITLIIKKRREANWYAIAWSFLFAGVILTVGNRFGVLPNSFLTLWGFQIGTVFSIALFSLGLADRVNTLKNNLEEMNVNLEKKVEERTRELSQAKTETEATMEELEAINDQLIHSNRDLEDSQMVYRKDMNMAAYLQSSLLPKKPPHSDMYDFALLFLPKAGVSGDFYDFYMDGDRVVGVGIFDVSGHGIAPGLLTLMAKSIISVNFMEHRNASLATVVENINSKLITEIKDVDNYLTGVMLRFDGDRIEYINCAHPDVICKKTDIDRTGKVLDKTGKRVSGPILGIDSQGAIDKVGFDEISFKLKQGDSLLLYTDSMIESTNSEGKAYGETMIMKSLQNAGGETAQEILNSIIGDFFNYIAPREITDDLTVILIRKK
- a CDS encoding DUF2889 domain-containing protein; protein product: MSKLMALAGEKAHERTITMATYPAGDTRVVVEGRLVDRRLKDYYLATGEKKPAGDIHHMIVRLLVEITSLTIEDVELELVAIPRDECSAVRGSLDVIKGERITKGFSARIKSLLGGTRSCTHLMTLVIAMGPAALQGIFSSRAQKPMEMASFMADPARAEFFMKTLINTCYVWREDGPAMAKLRETIGAAGKG
- a CDS encoding TetR/AcrR family transcriptional regulator; amino-acid sequence: MKAIERKQLILDRAKHLFSQKGYYNTQISDIVDDAKIARGTVYQYFKNKDDIFITLIKNYYNDWEKYVSLEMHKVDLAAISPVDYLTFRVKHTLQFLANDADLCNIVLRMGIGLSGELETSIKRFEKKIKNLIVGDLELGMRNNHVREDIDIEMTGNLITGALLRVALNHFGNKKNKRDNEEIEKMTREIVAVFAPAIFIKK
- a CDS encoding 3-hydroxyacyl-CoA dehydrogenase family protein, which produces MNINDVKKIAVLGSGAMGHGIAQVCIQAGMAVVMRDIKQEFLDNGVAKIKKSLDFLVSKGKMSADDMNKAMSLLTTTLDTKEAVADVQVVIEAVPEIMDLKKTVFKEVSDACKADAILATNTSTMSISEIGSVVKNPERFVGLHFFNPVNRMKLVEVIYGNKTSDATADLMCEISKKIEKIPVKVLKDRPGFIVNRISAPNQALLSAILDEGKTKPQELDATMKKMGAKMAPFETTDFVGLDVFCHTLDYYAKTLSPQYKPGKYLTEKIAKKELGMKSGKGIYEWKDGKAVIDTSKTSEDITPIHLLAVQINEAVKVWKEGLAKSIQDIDDGVKYGMNAFAGPFTLAAGMQPQQLTDALNMLSQRFNLDILKPEPEIIDGSFKTIGR
- a CDS encoding SCP2 sterol-binding domain-containing protein, whose product is MASIPTIPADTSVEKLFAEIMPSVSKDMLASSNAATDLAGTEITMVVDVSGEQYSYTLKNGANVEFKKGDIANPKLRLKVSKDDIEKMIKTQNLDMILGIQNDLNKAKYNALNSLKGSFVAEITNDDGSIVKLQAILNGANDPSSVFKMSAKDTSALMRKETNPVNLFMSGAMKIEGDMAFAMGTQPLFS
- a CDS encoding acyl-CoA dehydrogenase family protein: MINIEPNQKMIEVRNSINNLAKGVLRPIARKYDVNEHEFPKELEMFRSIKIMGGSKKKKKEGEEPKKDDKPVTKKLGTNLSTVISIEEMCWGDAGLLLSLPNAGLGNAAIAAVATDEQMERFGNKWAAMAITEPGSGSDSGSITATARLDGDEWVLNGEKIFVTCADRCDVVVVWATVDKKAGKSGIKSFVVEKDRPGFKLEKLEHKLGIRASDTGTFVLTDCRIPRTNLLGSEEVKTATEGFKGVMKTFDNTRPLVASMALGITRASLDFTRERIEESGIALDYEKNLNNVSSLEKDYYLMEANLEAMRLLTWRAAWMADNGEYNNLEASMSKAKAGRWGTLITQKCCDLLGPLGYTQDNLAEKWMRDSKIMDIFEGTGQIQHLIVARNILEYSSKQLR
- a CDS encoding enoyl-CoA hydratase/isomerase family protein; this translates as MADVVLLEQRDRVALLTINKPKANQLSGEVFESIRRYLDPIEMDKNTLAVVITGSGDKIFSAGADLSSGFGDFNAVDFLKREQDVWNKVEFFPKPVIAALNGHALGGGFELALACHFRFLKKGARVGLTETNLGIMPGYGGSLRLPRMVGKSKALEMMFLGKQVEAEEALALGLVDRLCEEGKTLDDAIAFANELAKRPPLSVRSILKVTALSPYVSPEMHLKVEREELAKLFTTKDMMEGMTAFAQKREPQFKGE